GAGCTACTTCGACCGGGTCTTCCCCGGCGCCGCCGAGGCCGTGCAGAGCGAGGGGGGCGCCCGTGAGATCGTCCGGAAGATCGCCGCGGTGATGATCGGGGTCCTGCGGGACGATCCCGAGATCCTGCGGATCCTCCTCAACCGGCTGCCCCTGGAGCCCGACGGCCTCTCCGGCCTCCCCCGGGAGCGCTTCGAGCTGATGTTCGGGCTGATCAGCCAGAAGCTGGTCCCCCTCCTGGAGGCGGAGACCGGCCACCGGATCGGCCCCCAGCTCCTCGTCCCGGCGATGGTCGGCCTCATCGCGGGCCACTTCCTCTTCCGCAATCAGCTCGAGACCCTCCCGGGCATCGAGTTCGAAGCCGACTTCTACGACCGCATGCCGGACCTGGTCGTCCAGGTCCTCTTCGATGGCTTCTCCGGCCTGGAGACCGACTCCCCATGAAGCGCCTCTCCTACCTCGTCACCCGCCACCCCTGGCTCTTCATCGTCTTCTTCGTCCTGGCGACCGCCGCCGTCGGCTCGAACCTGCGCAACCTGGAGATCGAGCCGGACCTCAAGGCGATGCTCCCGACCGACTTCCCCGCGCGGGTGGACATGGACGCCATCGACGAGCTCTTCGGCGGCACCGACTTCATCATGGTGGTGCTCGAGGGCGACGACGTCCTCTCCGAGGAGACCCTCGGCCGGGTGAAGGAGCTCTCCCGCAAGCTCGCCCGGGTGAAGGGGGTCGATCGGGTGATGTCGCTGACCACCGCGAACGACATCCGCGCCGAGGAGGGCATGATGGTGGTCGAGCGGGCGGTGCGGCGCGTGCCGAAGAGCGCCGAGGCCCGGGAGAAGCTCCGGGGGCAGCTCGCCGCCAACGACCTGCTGATGGGCACCGTGGTCTCGAGGGACTTCCGGGCGACCGCGCTGGTGTGTCAGCTGAAGATCTCGGCCCCGGACCGCGCGACCCTGGAGGCCGTCCGGGAGACGATCGCGGCCGTCCCCGGGCCGGAGAAGGTCTCGGTCGGCGGCTCCCCGGTGATCCGCACCGACATGGCCGGGGGCATCGCCAACGACATCCGCAAGCTCCTGCCCCTGGGCCTGCTGGTGATGTTGATCTTCCTCTTCGTCTGCTTCCGGCAGCTGCGGGGCGTCTTCCTCCCCTTCGTGGTCGTCGTGATGTCCATCGTCTTCGCGATGGGGATGCTCCCCCTCCTGGGATGGAAGCTCCAGCTTATCACCGTGCTGCTCCCCGTGATCCTCATCGCGGTGGCCAACGACTACGGCATCCACATCCTGGCCCGGTACCAGGAGGAGAACCACCCGGACTCCCAGCTCGATCGCCCCGCCCTGGTCACCCGGATCGTCGAGGCCCTCGGCGGACCGGTGCTGGCCACCGCCCTCACCACCGTGGCCGGCCTCCTCGCGATGCTCTCCCACATCCTGGTGCCGGCCCGGCAGGTGGGCGTCCTGGCCGCCGCCGGGGTCACCTGGGCCCTGCTGGGCAGCCTCACCTTCATCCCGGCGGTGCTCACCGTGCTGCGCAAGGCCCGGCCCCGGGACGTCAGCGCCACCGGGGGACACCTCCTCGACCGCGCCCTCGGCCGCGTCGCGACGCTGGTCGTCGCCCGGCCGCGGACCGTGGTCACCTCCTCGAGCGTGCTCGTCGGCGCCATCGCCCTGGGCAGCTTCCTGCTGACCATCGAGATGAACGTGGTGAACTTCTTCCCCGCCGACTCCGAGCTGGCGAAGGCCACCCTCCTGCTCCAGGAGAAGTTCGGCGGCAGCCTGGACGTGGCCGCGCTGGCGAAGGGAGACATCAAGGATCCGGCGGTGCTCAAGGAGATCGACGCCCTGGAGCAGCGCCTCCTCGCGATGCCCATCATCGAGAAGAGCAGCTCCATCGCCGGCGTGGTCCGCAAGATGAACGAGTCGGTCCACGGCGGGGACCCCTCCTTCGACACGATCCCCGAGACCCGGGAGGCCGTCGCGGAGCTCTTCCTCCTCTACTCCATGAGCGGCGACCCCACCGACTTCGATCGGATGGTCGACTTCCCCTACGAGCACGCCCTCCTCTCCGCGCGGATCGCCTCCCTCTCGACCTACGATCTGGAGAGCGCCACCCGGGAGGTGGAGAGCTTCATCGCCGGGCACCCGGAGACGGTCTTCGAGCGCGTGGGCGGCTTCTCCCGCCTCCTCTCCTCCCTGGTGAAGGCGCTGGTCGTGGGCCAGCTCTGGAGCCTGGCCCTCTCCCTCCTCATGGTGATGGTCCTGGTCGCCATCCTCTTTCGCTCCCTGACCGCCGGCTTCATCTCGGCCGCGCCCCTCGGCGCCGCCATGGCCGCCCTCTTCGGGCTGATGGGGCTGATGGGGATCGAGCTCAACCACATCACCGCCCTGCTCTCGTCGATCATGATCGGCGTCGGCATCGACTACACGATCCACTTCCTCTGGCGGTACCGGGAGGAGCGCCGGACGCGCGAGCCCGCCGAGGCGGTCCACGAGACCCTCGTCACCACCGGCCGGGGCATCGTCTTCAACGCCCTCTCGGTGGTGGTGGGCTTCGCCATCCTCTTCTCCTCCGGCTTCCGGCCGATCCAGTGGTTCGGCTTCCTCGTCACCGTCTCCATCTCGGCCGCCCTCGTCGCCGCGATGGTCTTCCTCCCCGCTCTGGTATTGATCGTCCGGCCCCGATTCCTCGAGCCCGCTTGAAGGAGCCCGAACATGCGCCGCCTCACTTCTTCCCTCGCCCTCCTCTCCCTCCTCCTGCCGGCCCTCGCCCTCGCCGAGGACGCAGAGGCCCCGACGGCTCAGGCGATCGTCCAGGCCGCCTACGACGCCAGCCGCCTCGACGGCGCGGAGATGATCTCCCAGCTGACGATCTCCAACGCCGCCGGCCAGAGCCGGGTGCGGAAGATCGCGGCCGTCTCGCGGACCTACGAGGGGGGCATCGAGAAGCGCCTCACCCGCTTCCTCGCCCCCGCCGACGTGAAGGGCACCGGCCTGCTCTCGGTGGACTACCCGGAGAAGACCGACGACCTCTGGCTCTTCCTCCCCTCCCTGCGCAAGACCCGGAAGATCGTCTCCTCCGAGCGCGCCAAGAGCTTCATGGGCTCGGAGTTCACCTACTCCGACATCACGCCGCCACCGCTGGGCGACTTCGTCTTCACCCTCCTCGGCTCCGAGGAGGCGGACGGGGTCGACTGCTGGAAGCTGGAGGAGAAGCCCAAGGACGAGGACATCGCCGACGAGAACGGCTTCTCCCGGCGCGTCGCCTGGATCGGCAAGGCCGACCACGTGCGGCGGAAGGTCACCTACTACGATCTCGACGGTGAGCTGCACCGCGAGCTCTCGGCCACCGGCGTGAAGCTCGTCGACGAGAAGCAGGGCCGCTACCGCCCCATGCAGATGACGATGAAGAACCTCCAGAACGGGCGCAACTCCGAGCTGAAGATCGAGAAGATCCAGCTGCGGGAGGACATCCCCGAGGACTACTTCACCACCCGCTACCTCGAGCGGCAATAGAGCCTCAGTGGAGGCGGGGGCGGAGGGGCAGCGCGGCGGCGATCTCGGCCTCCCGGGCCGCCAGCACCTCCAGGCGCTCCGCCACGCGCGCGGGCTCGAAGAGGGACTCGGCCAGCTCGACGAAGAGGCGGAAGTGCCCCGCCTCCACCTTCGCCAGGCCGGCGTAGAAGGCTCGCAGCTCCTCGTCCTCCAGGGTCTCGCCCAGGAGCGCCAGGCGCTCGCCGGAGCGGGCCTCGATGAGAGAGAAGACGAGCAGCCGGTCGAGGAGGCGCTGGTCCCGGGGGTGGCGCACCTCCTCGAGCAGGGCCCGGGCGTAGGGGTCGCCCCCGTCCTTGCCCAGGGGGAGGCCCCGGGCCAGGAGCAGGGCGTGGACCTGCTGGAAGTGCTGGAGCTCCTCCCGGGCGAGGCGCACGCAGCGCCGCACCAGCTGGTCGTGCTCCGGGTAGGCGCTGACCAGGGACATCGCGGAGGCCGCGGCCTTCTTCTCGAGGTGGGCGTGATCCTGCAGGACCGCCGCCATGTCCCTGCCGGCGATCTCGGTCCACTCCCGGGGGGTGGCCCACCGCAGGGGCTGCACCTCCGCGCTCATCAGTAGACGACCTCGGCCCGCGCGCGGAGCGCCGCCTCGGCCTCCTCCTTCGCCCGGGCCATCGCCTGCCGCTCCAGGTCGGCTCGCAGCGCCGGCCGCAGGGTCTCGAGGGAGGACTCGGGCTCCGGCTCGCGGGCCACCAGCCGGAAGAGCCAGTGGCGCCCCTCCCCTCCGGAGGCGCGCCCGACCTGGCCGGGCTCCAGCCCCTCCAGGACCGGCCGCCAGGGCTCGGGCAGCTGGGTCCAGCGCAGGAAGCCCAGATCCCAGGGCCGCCTCCCGCCCGCGGGGAGGGCCTCCGGCGTCCCCTCCGCGGCCAGGCTCTCGAAGTCCTCGCCCGCCTCGATCCGCCCCCAGAGGGCGTCGAGCTCGGCCTCGCTCCGGCGCAGGATCTGCTGGACGTGGTAGCGCTGCGCCAGCTGCGCCCGCTTCGCCTCGTGGTATTGGCGGACCTCGTCGTCGCTGACCCTCGGGGCCTCGGCGCCCAGGCGCCCCCGCAGCTCCCGGGCGAGGAGCCGCCGCCGCAGGTCGGCGAGCTCGGCCTCCTTCTGCTCCAGCTGCCGGGCGATCCGCTCGTCGCGATCCAGCCCCCGGGCCTCGGCCTCCTGGGCCAGGATCTCCTGCTCCACCAGGACCTCGAGGAGGTTCCGCTCCTGCTCCGCGCTCAGGGAGCGGCCCCGGGTGAGGGGGTTGCGCCGGAGGGTGAAGTCCAGCTCCGCCCGGGTGATGGGGCGGCCGTTCACCCGGGCCAGGACCTCACCCTCCCCGCTTCCGGCCGCCGGGGCCGCCGGCTCCACCGCGGGCGCGGGGGGCTCCTCGGCGCCGGGGCGGCCCGGACACGCCGAGAGCCCCAGCGCCAGGATCACCGCGATCAGTCGCGGTTCTGCAGGTCGTGGCAGGCGCCGCACTGGTCGATGGCGTCGTTCGAGAACTGCTTGTTGTGGCGAGCGAAGTCGAGGACGAAGCCCCGGCCGTTGGCGTCCTGGTGGCAGGTGGCGCAGTTGCCAGCCGGGGGGAGCTCCTCGGCCGCCTGCTTCACCTGGAAGGTCACCCAGCCCACGGAGGGGGTGGCGTAGTCGCTGCCGTTCACCCGGCCCCGGTCGGCGATCTCGACGCTGGCCACGTAGGTGCCCGGCATCAGATCATCGACGGGATCGAGGGTGTAGGTGATGGCGCCGGCGCTCCAGGCGGCCTTGGGATCGTCCTCGGCCGGATCGACGTGCTGGTAGACGACGTTGTTCGGGTAGTAGCCGCCGAGGGTCTGGAGGCTCGTGTCTCCCCCGAAGACCGCCGCGGTCACCGCGCTCTTCAGGAGCTGGATCGAGTAGACGGTCCCCAGGTTGCGGCTGCGCAGGGCGAGCCGGCCGTCCTCCTCGTAGGCGATGGCCCGGTCGTTGAAGGCGGCGTCGGCGTTCAGCCACGCGATGATCTCGGCGACCGTGGCGGCGGCCGGATCGGCGAAAGTACCGCTGGCCACCGGGACGGCGATCTCACCCGGCGCCAGGCCGGCGCCCGCGGCGAGGTCCTCGAGGCGGATGGTCCGTCCGCCGTCGACGGCGAGCTTGAGCTGGGCGTCGATGGAGGAGATGTCGAAGGGCCCGGTGCCGGTGCTGTAGACCTCGGCACGGGCGGCCGTCGTGAGGACCGGGTTGCGCTTGCCCCGTGGCCCGTGGACGAAGAGGTAGGCGGCGGTGAACTTGCCGTCCTCGGCCGGGCAGGCGTCACCCTCGGACTCGGCGGCGGTGCAGCCCTCGGCTCCGTCGTCGTCCTCGACCACGGTGGTGTGGTCGATGGGGGTGCCGGCCTTGTCCAGGACGAGGGTGACCACCGGGGACTCTCCGGCCACGAAGTGAGTGCCGTTGGCCGGCGTGGAGACGCTCAGGGTCACGCCGAACTCGGGCTGGTGGCGGGGGGTCTTGGAGGCCCAGTCGTGGGACTCCTCGACCGCCAGCGCCGTGCCCGAGGCGGGGTGGCAGCCCACGCAACCCGCGTCGCTGGTGGCGGCGCCGCCGGTGTGGAGGACCTTGCCGGCCGGGGGCGGGTCCACGAAGGAGGTGGTGTCGTGGCAGGTCCCGCAGGCGTAGCGCGAGGGGACGGTCTTCCAGTTGTCCACGTTGGCGCCGCTGCCGGTGTGGCACTTGGTGCAGTTGGCGATCACGGCGGGGAAGGTCGCCTCCCACCAGCGGTACTCCCGGACGCTGCCGTTGCGCTCCCGGTAGATGACGTAGTCACCGTTGTCGGCCGACTCGTCGGCGGCGGTGGCGGGATCGTCCCAGACGAGGCCGTCCGCCCCCGGGATGCTCGCGAGCTGGCTGCCGGAGTGGATCTTGTGGACCAGGCTCACCATGCCCAGGGACTCGTCGTTGAAGGGGCTGCTGTAGAAGGAGTTGTGGCAGAGGTTGCAGCCCTCGAGGGTCAGGCGGTCGCCGCCGTGCCCGCGGAACTCGAACTCGCCGTGGCAGCTCTGGCAGACGTTGGTGGGGACGATGTCCCGGGTGTAGGCCGACGCGCTGCCGTCGGGGACCCAGTCGTAGGTCCCCTCGCCCGTGGCGTCCTCGTGCCCGCCGGTGCGGACCTCGACCCGGTGCAGGCGGCTGCGATCGTAGACGATGGGCTGGCCGTTGGCGGTGGCGTTGGCCAGGTTGGCGGTGAAGGTGTAGCGGTAGTTGCCGCCGCCGAGGTTCATGAAGTTGGCGGCGTTGGCCTGGATGTCCTCGGAGGACCCCATGTCGGCCGAGGTGCCGGCCGGGTTCGGCCAGGGGCCGTCGGCGGGCACGGTGATGGTGGTGAAGATGTAGGGCACCCACTGGCTGTAGGCGCGGGTGGCCGTCGGCGGCTCGAGGGAGACCACCGAGAGCTGGATGTCGCTCTGGGGGCCGGGCACCGTACCGTCGAAGGTGTCCACCGGGAGGCCCTTCTTGTCGGCGA
This is a stretch of genomic DNA from Deltaproteobacteria bacterium. It encodes these proteins:
- a CDS encoding tRNA-(ms[2]io[6]A)-hydroxylase; its protein translation is MSAEVQPLRWATPREWTEIAGRDMAAVLQDHAHLEKKAAASAMSLVSAYPEHDQLVRRCVRLAREELQHFQQVHALLLARGLPLGKDGGDPYARALLEEVRHPRDQRLLDRLLVFSLIEARSGERLALLGETLEDEELRAFYAGLAKVEAGHFRLFVELAESLFEPARVAERLEVLAAREAEIAAALPLRPRLH
- a CDS encoding TetR family transcriptional regulator; its protein translation is MARELEPRERILAAGKHLFARKGFAGTGVREIASRAGVNLAMINYYFGSKEGLLQAITESYFDRVFPGAAEAVQSEGGAREIVRKIAAVMIGVLRDDPEILRILLNRLPLEPDGLSGLPRERFELMFGLISQKLVPLLEAETGHRIGPQLLVPAMVGLIAGHFLFRNQLETLPGIEFEADFYDRMPDLVVQVLFDGFSGLETDSP
- a CDS encoding cytochrome C — protein: MRATLRVFLAGLFLFSTACEGPAGPAGAAGQVGDPGTPCTLTDNGDGTYDVNCDGTVITLRDGAGATCSVADNGDGTKTISCSDGTSVVVRDGKDQTAGEVIPWAGGVPISRRVHAIHNGQNLTYPNETVAYNDLVKGRNWDIEFTQDIRNCETCHPTATTSGSFLTEPDRHACRGCHDSDAAQAHYKVMTFDPTPNAPWSGDEEESCKVCHTGSTVGTGVGQNHSTGYLLSTGEYEACPPGTTPSDCGKFFVDITVTSAVADPAGQLVVEFHVADKKGLPVDTFDGTVPGPQSDIQLSVVSLEPPTATRAYSQWVPYIFTTITVPADGPWPNPAGTSADMGSSEDIQANAANFMNLGGGNYRYTFTANLANATANGQPIVYDRSRLHRVEVRTGGHEDATGEGTYDWVPDGSASAYTRDIVPTNVCQSCHGEFEFRGHGGDRLTLEGCNLCHNSFYSSPFNDESLGMVSLVHKIHSGSQLASIPGADGLVWDDPATAADESADNGDYVIYRERNGSVREYRWWEATFPAVIANCTKCHTGSGANVDNWKTVPSRYACGTCHDTTSFVDPPPAGKVLHTGGAATSDAGCVGCHPASGTALAVEESHDWASKTPRHQPEFGVTLSVSTPANGTHFVAGESPVVTLVLDKAGTPIDHTTVVEDDDGAEGCTAAESEGDACPAEDGKFTAAYLFVHGPRGKRNPVLTTAARAEVYSTGTGPFDISSIDAQLKLAVDGGRTIRLEDLAAGAGLAPGEIAVPVASGTFADPAAATVAEIIAWLNADAAFNDRAIAYEEDGRLALRSRNLGTVYSIQLLKSAVTAAVFGGDTSLQTLGGYYPNNVVYQHVDPAEDDPKAAWSAGAITYTLDPVDDLMPGTYVASVEIADRGRVNGSDYATPSVGWVTFQVKQAAEELPPAGNCATCHQDANGRGFVLDFARHNKQFSNDAIDQCGACHDLQNRD
- a CDS encoding outer membrane lipoprotein-sorting protein; this encodes MRRLTSSLALLSLLLPALALAEDAEAPTAQAIVQAAYDASRLDGAEMISQLTISNAAGQSRVRKIAAVSRTYEGGIEKRLTRFLAPADVKGTGLLSVDYPEKTDDLWLFLPSLRKTRKIVSSERAKSFMGSEFTYSDITPPPLGDFVFTLLGSEEADGVDCWKLEEKPKDEDIADENGFSRRVAWIGKADHVRRKVTYYDLDGELHRELSATGVKLVDEKQGRYRPMQMTMKNLQNGRNSELKIEKIQLREDIPEDYFTTRYLERQ
- a CDS encoding MMPL family transporter: MKRLSYLVTRHPWLFIVFFVLATAAVGSNLRNLEIEPDLKAMLPTDFPARVDMDAIDELFGGTDFIMVVLEGDDVLSEETLGRVKELSRKLARVKGVDRVMSLTTANDIRAEEGMMVVERAVRRVPKSAEAREKLRGQLAANDLLMGTVVSRDFRATALVCQLKISAPDRATLEAVRETIAAVPGPEKVSVGGSPVIRTDMAGGIANDIRKLLPLGLLVMLIFLFVCFRQLRGVFLPFVVVVMSIVFAMGMLPLLGWKLQLITVLLPVILIAVANDYGIHILARYQEENHPDSQLDRPALVTRIVEALGGPVLATALTTVAGLLAMLSHILVPARQVGVLAAAGVTWALLGSLTFIPAVLTVLRKARPRDVSATGGHLLDRALGRVATLVVARPRTVVTSSSVLVGAIALGSFLLTIEMNVVNFFPADSELAKATLLLQEKFGGSLDVAALAKGDIKDPAVLKEIDALEQRLLAMPIIEKSSSIAGVVRKMNESVHGGDPSFDTIPETREAVAELFLLYSMSGDPTDFDRMVDFPYEHALLSARIASLSTYDLESATREVESFIAGHPETVFERVGGFSRLLSSLVKALVVGQLWSLALSLLMVMVLVAILFRSLTAGFISAAPLGAAMAALFGLMGLMGIELNHITALLSSIMIGVGIDYTIHFLWRYREERRTREPAEAVHETLVTTGRGIVFNALSVVVGFAILFSSGFRPIQWFGFLVTVSISAALVAAMVFLPALVLIVRPRFLEPA